The Styela clava chromosome 3, kaStyClav1.hap1.2, whole genome shotgun sequence genome includes the window TTTTTATGGGCAACGCCAGGCTTTCCATTGGATCAGGATGGAAGAAAAACATCTTTCTTATGtttaaatgaagaaaacaaGCCAAAATTGTTGGAATCTCCACTGAGACCATCCAATGATAATGTATTCAAACAAATTCGGAAATGGCGCAAGAAGATTAAAAAGTCTGGTAGAAGAAGACCAAAACTTCCTATTTGGATTGTTTATGAAAGTATTGTGGAATCCCTACGCAACAAATTGACATATGGTACGAAAAAGGTTGATTGCATTATGTCCGTAATAAATTTTGCTTACAGCACTCGTGTTATTTTGCAGACGAATACGAACTTAATGTGAGATTGTTGAAGTTGAAAGCAAACATAGAAGAAGCTTCAAAGTATTGCATCTCCAAGAATTCACAAACTCATCAaaatggtaaaaatatttttagtgttATTGACAATATACATAAGCTATTTTTTTGCCTATTAGTCAAGATTAGCTCGTGATCCCACATGCCCAACAATCTCATTGCAAATTGATTTGCAGTGACGATTTGCCACTTTTGCTTGCAATTAGATCTGACTAACTATTGATGTAGGATACCAAAGTTTAGATCACATTGTTTGTGTCTAATCTCGATTATACTTCGTTATGCTCAATCACATCCTGAGCTTTCGATTATCTTTAAATGTTCAGATTTCCAATGTCCACTTCCAACTGATATTTCCCACAATGGCAAATGTTTTCGCGGCATAATACACAAACTCGATAACGTTACGTATGATGTGGCAtcgaaattttgctctaaaATTGGATGGAAGCTAGCGAATATTTATGATGGTACACATTATGTGAAGATAGCAAAGTATCtacgaaatgaatttacaacTGCGGAGGCACTGGACACGACCGCCTGGCTTGGAATGTCTCACGATCACCGAGTAAGTTGGCATATATCCAACAATGTTTACAAAAGTCGATAATACTGTACATATCGACTCTAGATACGTACAATATTTAGATTTAGACAGCTGATATCATGTAGCTAATTTAATGAACACGCCATCAGTGCTGGGGTAGCTTGAGTCATTGACCCGACTCCAGTTGGACTCAAGTCACTAAATATCAAACACTCGAATTGAATCGTGTCATCTAAATGAAACAACTCGGACTCGTCATCAACAAACCGCCAGTGATTGACTCGAGTTGGGGTTCGACTCGAGAATCGGATGTCCCGTGACTCGACTTGGCTCGCAATTGAAGGACTTTACCCAAAACTAGTAGTTATCATTTCACGAACATAAGTTTATAgtttaaatttgatgaattcAGATGCAAACTCTGCGTTATTCATCCGGGGAACCTGCGACGAAAGTTGAGATGGCATTAGTACCGATCAATTTGTCCGTGAATGTTTCATTTGCCAAAATGGCAATTCACATTCATCGTTTATCGAGCGAAGATTCTTACGTTCATGATTCTCCAAGGGATAACGCTGTAGGAAATGGAGCACTGTGTGAATATCCACTAGAGTAACTTGATTATTTGAGGAAAATACAGGATTATAGTCAGGCGGTATGCCCGGATTTATTGTCTTTCGTTAAACgcctattttgtatttttgtaaatactTTCAATGAAAATGAATGAGAAAATAAACGCAAGGTTATAGTCATCTTCGTCGTTGATTATTCATAAATGTTAGAAAGATGCAGCTGGACAAAATAACATGATGAAAATATAGTCAAAAAATTTTTGAGAAGAAGAAAGTTGGCTCATTTTCATCCTATAATATGTAGATGTGCTATTGACCACTGCTTTttaatgagaaaaaaaatgcaAAGTTAAACATTTATTCGATAATAATTAAACAAAAGCTCGATTTAACTTTTGTACAACTTAAATTTATCGTCAGCAGTTCACGACTTACGACATTTGTATATCAATAATCTTCCCCGATAATAGATCGGGCTATTTTATTCCGGACAGCTCTGTATCAATATAGATCGGTCGATTCTTTGCAATAAACTGAAAATCTGTTACACATTTGTTCAATAATTATATACAGATAGAATTTGATTGCACAGAATAGTATTCACAGAacaaattatcaaatatttaaatcaatttcAAGTAATATTCACAGAAAGCAGACAAGAGTATTAAAAAGTGAGTAAACATTGTGCAATCCCGTGagtgatgacgtcataaattccataaatatttaaattcttttaatgaaatcaaaatcctcaatagattcaattttttcaagaatttttgaaaaaccTGTTTGAAGTTTAATCAAATCGATAGTTGTTGAAAGACTTGACTAAAACACAgataattgtgaaaataaaatcaCTTATACCTGGAACGTGCACTTTTTTCAGAGAATTCATCATCTCTGTCACAATGATATTACTTAACTGTTACACAACAATCGTTCGTGCCAGTTGGTGTCAAGTGAAAGCAATTGACATTCGAGCAacgccatgatatatatatatatgtgtttccaattttttttcgaatcagaCAGCATGAAAATGGAAAGAAAAATAAGTTTTATCTGTTGATAACATTCAGTCACATATTacacttaataaaaatatattagttATAATAGCCCGGCAGTGACGACCAATGGACCCATGGGAATCCGTTGTTACATTGTTTATCCCATTTGTCTAAAAGGTTTTCGTATCTGGCGTCGACCCAAAACATGATGTAAAAATTGCACATTTCATCCGTGTGTCTGTATCCAATACTTGTCGGAACGTTTCGAAAGTTATCCATGACACATCTTGCTGCCTAAAAGTTGAATACAATTGAACGTTAAGTACAAATAAGAGAAATCTATATATTAAACCTTAGTTTATGTGCCACTTGTTTTTAAATTCGTCGTAAATTTCACTTAGCATTAATGCGTGCTTTAACTATAGTTATGTGAACGCAGAGAAATTAATGTTAGACATCTGCAGCCGCAATTCTACATTGCAATTCCCTTTTCCCGGATACTTTTCGCCACTTGAGTCATTGTAGGTGTTTGTAGAAGTGAAAATTCATCGAGTTGAAATCCACCATTATcactttttactattttttatgataaattgGTTGAAGGTTGACTTTAAAAATggttcgttttatttttaaactatgttggatttatatattatttatgtattCACGTGGTTTTGAAACGTCGGTTAATTAATTGTTAGTACGTTATTAAAAGAACTAGTTCCCTTTAATTTCGTAAAAAGGGGAAGAAAAACCTTTTTCATATATTGACAATATATGTCATACTTACAAGTATATCATTATATCTTATTGTCATGTTCTTCATTGTAACTGGATAAAATGCTTCTGGTAACTGAGGACTTTTTGCACCAATCAACGTCCATTCTGCATCGCGAATTCTGAACCCAAGAACTTCGACACCGAGTGCGTGAGCGTGAGTGCGAAAGGCGAAAGGATGAATAGAGTAAGGTTGCTTGTACCTGAAAAGTAATGAACTTTGATATTCTTCATTGTGTTTTCCACATTATTCGTTAGTTCTGTGTCAAGATTCggtaacaaaaatatttgaatatattagtGATAGGGCAAATTCACTCACACTTCTAACACGGAAGAAAAATATCCTATAAACTTTCGGGGGCATTTCATATTGAAACTACATTACAAAGTTAGATTGGgtctaaaaattatataaaataataatcgagctgatttttttaaacaaattccaCATTTGACAATCTTGTCATTAGGTCTAGATTACTGTTTCACAAAACTTTTGTGCacattttaatgatttttttttcctataatatatatatcaccaTCGGCAATTATATATCGTTATTGGTAGTTGTTCATTTATCTGAGACAGCATTATATGGCGTatattatgtaataaaatttttcaaaacctAAATTCgttgcaattttaatatatGACAAGAGTCTTATGGGAAGAATACAGAAACTAAGAACTGATAAATAATGTCTTTGTGATACCATAACTTCAAATAAAGACTATCTACTTGCCACGTTACATATCAATCAGCTTCAAAATTGAGTGTTATTGTAATTAACaggaaaatgattttatattaaatgTGCGCACATTACCTGCAAGATATATCAAAGTTCCGTGTCTTATGTGGGGGAACCGTTCCCATTGATGACGCTAAAACGTAGACTCCAGCCAAATAAGGTTTTCTTTCATATGTTGAAATCACACTCACTGCAGAATGATCTTTAAATCCTCCTGAAATGACCAAAAAGTGTTACAGTGGAAAGTTGGGGGTAATTTTGCAATGTTTGAatagatttttaaaaattatagatAAATTTGTCGATATTTTATCGAACTGTTACTCCTTGCAAACTAAACTCTGAGTTTGCGGTCGGTAAACagaatttttattcatattcacAAGCTGGCAAATATGATAAACACACATGTTCGTCGCGGTTTCAAACATTTACGCTAGGTGCAATCTGCAAAAAGTGAGTAAAAAGTTTATACATTTGGTCAGATTGATGATGCATATGTGCAAAATCTTCACTATTTTGGACAGTGTTAAAAATTTCAAGTCCAATATTGACTCGGCACAAGTAAGCATTCATTGAAAATTGACTCGAATCATCGAAATGAAATGACTCGGACTCATCATCAGCTGCCCGCCAGTGAGATTTAACTTAGATATTGACTCGGTTGGCTAGTGACTCTACTTGATTCGCGACTCTGGTCTGGGTTCTGGGACTTCTACCCAACACCGATTCTGCGTATGGGAAAAGTTTGAATAAACTTAATGTAACCCAACCACAAAGCTAAACCTTGCATACAAGCACTTTTAACAATTAAATCTTCCCTAATCCTACCTCTGAACACACTGGCGCTTTTGTAATGGACTTGCAACACAAAATATTGTATTCCTGTTCCAGGTCCAATTTTAAATCCAACATCCTTTGGTAATTTGAAGAGCGGGGCGTCTTTTGCCCACGCCCACATTATTGTTGGAGGACCACCACTTCCGCATAAAGGTGCATTTGGAAAACCGTCAGAGTTCTTCTTGGCTCCTTCCATTACACCGCCACAGTTCCTTCAaagcataataaaatatatataaactatcATGTTCCAGGAGCTAACGTATTTGGAAATTTTTCATTCCATCTGTTTGAAACCCTAAATTCTCTATCAAGGGGGctaattttagatatatatattcggAACTTTGCGTACGCAAGGAATAACTGATGAGCCATACTCGTAGCTGGCATTTCGGTAAACACGTCGCGGgctgatttgattttaattacAGTCAAAGCGAATGCTTGTAAATATCGATTAAACCTGTTCCAAAATATaactaattaatttttcataacAGAAATTTTCTCCTCGCGACGTTGATTCTTTTTTCCGATGAAAGGCATCCGTAAAGCTATCCCAGAGGGAAATAAAAACGTTATTAGGAGTTTTCGTTGACTAAATATAAATGTGTATCTGAAAATTAGATGTCGTTCACATGGTAACAATAAACTATTGTGTGTTTTCTAAAAATGGACGTTAGGAGAATTGCAGCGcagatattgaaaaaatatgctGATTTATTGTTGGTGGTACTGTTTGTTTATACGAGCGGGTTGGCGATTTCGCTGAATCCTAATCAGAGCGCCGTTATGACATAACAACATGATTGTATATGAACTTCAAGAATCCAGTACAATAAGATGTGGCACCTTATGAATGAAAAGTGTTTTAATTTCTACATAAGCATATTCCAATACTTGTGAGTACTGGGAACACATTGTATTGGTGGTTGCAATCAGGAATAGTTAAGCGGAAGTAAGAGCGATTTGGAGCAGCACACCAACGTTCATAAAATGTTAGTTTACAGCATTGAGTCTAAAAAAATTAAACGTATGTTgctcatatatattttgtggATCTTATCATAAAGATTGcatgttttcaaaaaatattattcaaaatgacGTCCAGAATGCCACTCGACAGGTGACACGCCGTTGGCACGGAACCTTTGTGCTCAGTTCAAGtcatgaaaataaatttcgtTTTCGTACAAAGTCAGATGTATTACTTACTGTCAGACCATGTCTACTGTAAGGTTcgaattaaatttgaaatttcatattccGAACAGTCATTTGTTGAAATCAATACTGATTTTAAAGTTTTTGCATTCTGGTTTTGAAAGGTTATGCATATTTGCATCGATAGGTAATTTATTTGATCGTATGCCATACACACCTGAAAAATTTAAACTCCTATTGATTTGTTAAAACAATACcatttgtatatataattgtataaTGTATTATAAATGATCTTACCATACTGCTCCTGGCGTTACAATGCCCGGGGATTTGCAACCATACAACAACATGTGATGAGCTACCGTTTGCTTTGCGTGAGGTTGATATTCaacttaaaatgaaataaaaagtattaaaaaatgtaaaaaagcgTAACGCGTGTTCGAAATATTAGTCGCTCAACAAacgtatttttcatatattatcATCCCAATTATGACTTTGTCGACTATATGGCTAGCGTCGTGTCTCACTTGTCTCACTCGTCCCAATTGTATGAATTTCACTCCTCATGAATGAACAAATCTCTATTCCAAAGTATCATAACGTGGACTCcacttcatatatatatacagtatatacttattttaacaatttgcccgacaatatatatatattctaagtCAAAATAATGCGACAACTATGAGGCAAGTCTAGCAAAAGTACAAAAAGGGGGAAATATGATTTTAAGCGCACAGATGGCTGGAGACAGTGATCAAGTTGGGCGTCTTCAAGAGCAAAAGGTGTATGTTTATCACTGTCGCCCTACAGTTCTTAGCGGCATGATGTCGTGTGTCCAATCACATCATTGAATACCAACTTCCGCTTGACTGCACTTTCCCGGGGCTGATTACGTAAATAAGTATTGATGTGATTATCGCCGCCGCGCGGAAGATGGTCCCTGGTGACTGAGTGAAGTCAACTTTACTTTTGCTATCAAATCTTTGGACTTTCAGCCCGTAGTTAGCTATGTGGATAAGTCGCGTCATCTCTGAGTATTTGAACGCAAATAAATCCATTCGGTTGGGTTTAAAAATTACTCATTCATGGTACTCACCGATGTAAGCTGATTTGTTAGTTGCATTTGTATAATCAGCTATTTTCGCTCCTGTGCACAGATATGTATCgtcctaaataaaataaaaagtatatgGTACACGATAAACTTGAATTAAACTTACTAGAGTGGCAATTCTGGCCATAAAAGACACATTAGCTTTCCCTTGAATAGCGTGCATTGGTAATTACAATTAGATTTCTAAACGTCCTATCGACCAAACGTTGCGGCGAAActtgataaatatttaatacataACAACAATAGAAACAAACGCTACGCATTGCCGAATATATTGTTTGTTATTCTGAGCAGGTGTGGTACACCTATTTTCATATGAAACGAAATTGAATGTATATttagttttcttattttctctCCAAAGATAACCGCCTATCTTATTTACTTCACAGAGATTAGGTGCATAACAAACTGATAAGAGCTGCGCTCattgacaataaattttttatctgaaaaaatGTGTCAATAATCTGAGCGACATATATTTCTCTGATATTTATAGAATGAAGAAATCATAATTCAATTTCTGACCATTATGTACCAAATGATGGcattgtatttaaaaattgttgATTACCTGGGACCAAACTACCCAGATATTAAAATTCGAATTTACCTCTCAAGCCTCACTAAACCAACTCCAAGAACGGAGAGGAATAAGAAAGGACAAACATGAATACAGTAAATGTATAATTATGTATATCATGTTACTTCTATTTGAATAGAGTATTTTATCAATTTCCcgaaaattattatattttcattcagCGAAATCGAGtcaaaaaaattagtaaaatctCACAATAATTTACATATCTTATAGGGATATAAAAGTTAAAATAGTTTGTGTATAGAATTTAATCTTCGTTTATTCTTCCTACAGTCTCTACTTAACACCTAAATGTCAAACCTTCTGATTAGATTAAAATCGAATGTTACTCAACACTAAATGGCGTAAAAATCGATTTCCCTCCATGCAAGAAGTCGAACTTTGTCCCAGGAGAAATAATAAACCCGGGCAATGTTGGAAAGGCTGTTGAAACGTTAAAACTATATctaatttaattttaagaaaaaCACAATCAAAGACAACATATGTCTTGATTTAGATTTCATGGAGGAAAGCTTACACAATATCCATTAAAGACAACCTATAAAATCATGGAACTCTTTTTTCAATGCGACCTGTAAAAATAGCATTTCAGGTATGTTCAGAACGATTCGGATACATTCGACATTCATTATATTCCATATAGTATATTTTGTGAATCAAGGAATATTTGAGaacatttatatttgaaaataaagaatgttAAGTCATCAGACAAGCAGATCAAAGCATACTATATCTCAAAAAAATACATGACCCTAATGTTTGTGTCGTTTTAGGTGTGATCAACAAGAAATAACTAATGTAATTTCGACATATACTTGGCCCCGAGTTACAAtgtaatcaaaatatttcttcagaatgtatttgaaatagtgaaatattcggTTTGTTTGGCCATATCTGAGCATATGCTATTGATGTCAGCTATGACCAATCAAAAAAGATGGATTCTAATTTATCACTTGGTATTTGTGACGTAAATGTTTGCGAAAGTTTCCGATATTTGGGAAAagaaatttcattaaaattgcGTTCAAATTTGGTGTATTGAATTATCAATCGAATTAGAATGAATCTCGGGAGACCAATTTCGCGACCGCGACCGAAGTTCGTACAAACACAAGTTTGACATGATACTCTTTTATGTAGATTTTCACCAAACTAGGAATGTTTGCCTCGATTACTGTGCTAATTAGAATATTCGCCGCTGAGCTAGTCATTATAACAGATTAATGACATCGGAGTGTCAATAAGCAATGAGGAAATCGATCAGATTTCTTCAATAACGAAAAAAAGCACACAAAAGAGAAGTCATTGGTGCCACAGAAAACCAAATTGCTaacggaaaaaaatatttacttttggTTCAAGCCCGTAATCCAGATTATTGAAATCAATAAATCTATCTATAGGTCATGTAAACAGCCAGTTGGAGCAGAAAAAAGCGAAAATGTCGCACTGCATTACATTTTGAACatgaagtattatttttatttccaattgCTCAAAATTTACTCAGAAATAATTTTACAACCAAAATTCCACATTTACtcgaaatattaataaaacaaaattatagcaaaccaaaataaagaaataaccCAGCTGTTTTAAAGGTACCggtattattaaatttattgcaattgtTTGCGTCCCCCTTTATTTGAGATGTCGGTCACATTTAGTTAAAAGATCCGACCTTTTAATCTAAACTTAAAGTGAAGTTATTTTTCAAGTATTCTGAGTTTACTGGAGAAATTCATTAATTGCGTAGTGACATTCattaattattaaaatcaaatataCCATTTTGAATATGACTCATATTTGAATGGCAGAAATAGAGTAAATACAGACATATATCAGTGTGAAAATACACTCGaaagaataattttaaatagaataaaaatcgGTCAGAAAATGTTCAAAgcaaaaaaagataaaaaatggtaaaaatgaaattagactataaacaaaaaagcaaaacaGAAACTGACTGTTCTGGGGCCAACACTCGTTTTGAAATATTAGAGAATGCTACCTTACTGAGGACTGAATTTTTAGGTTTTGATGGATGTGATGAATATCGAtattatcgttactttaaattACCCCATTTTAAGAGCACTATTATATTTGCTGTATTCTATACGCCTATATTGCTACGTAGTTCAACTGCAGCATATCGGAGTTTTATTCAAAGCGAAATTATGCTGCCTGTTTACATTGTAGTCGATAATAGAATGTGATTTATCACCAGCTTCGACATATTGAGATAATCTATGATTGTTAAACAATTCGTCACTCATAACAGACGCTAATGAGAAATATGAAAGCTCAAATATTTGGAGAACAACAATTCAATCCATGAATTTTGGGGGTTTGTGGTAGTTTTATATTGggcttttgtttgtttttcgggaAAGGATGTGAAATTTCGAATTTATTTGCAGAGGATGTTAAATATTAACCCATTGGCAACGCCAGTCAGACGACATAATCAATAGATCATTAGTAAGATAAACCAGGGACATCGTCATCAACATGAAAAATTCATGGATGTTCTGATTCTATGTTGGAAGCTGAAAGTTCATGTGCTGAAGCGATAAGCGTTTTGTGGCCAATTTGATTGACTCGTACAATAGATGGattgaaaataactattatcTAACTTATAACTATTATGAAAAATTAATTGGAGAATACTAAATTGTCATGTGTGAACCAAAAATCAATACggaatattttgaattactGGGAGTATTCTTATGCCTTCAAAATATAGGAATAGCAACgcaaattttttcaagaaaatttgTTTCCAGCATAGAGTTGCTGGAAAAAGTTATCTCAAACGACTCACTAATGAGACGTTAGAATCATTCTGAATCTGCACTGAAATAGGTTGGAACTATGGAATTATTGAACACCACTGGCGGCACACAACTAAATTTTTGGAGAAAACTATCGACATAATACCCTCTTTGACGAAAAGTTACATTTCCGGTAAGAGAAGCATGCGGTCAGACATACCCCACTTACCTTAGATACCGACACTCCAGGAAGCCCAACGTCAATTTTTATCTTCTTATCATCGTTTTCTGTGACTTCTGTATCCTTTTCTTTCTTCGCATCATCGATACGTTTGTCTTCATCAGCAGAtctacaaaaattgaaatatgtaaatgtAGTTAGATATTTCCACACACCAACACGAACaacagataaaacaaaaaataatataggtCCGAATATTATGAACAGAAATACTTTTGTTGAATCAATTAGAATTTATATTGAATGTATATAAGGGTGGGGATCGGCATATATTGAAACTGAATGCGTGATCTCTTTAATAATAGATTGTCGAATGAATAAACTGGTGAATTATTTAGGTGCGGTTTTAAGCAGTCGCCATATTAAAATGTGATTGATTCGGAGAAGCATCCAAACATTGTAACAGAAAAtagaattaatattttattttgtagaaAAGAAATTTATCCATTTTTAATAAAGACGTTTCATCGTAAACATTCGTAGACTGTTCTGACGTAGGAAAGGTTATTTCACAACATCAAAGATATCGACAGCGCGGCGATTTTCAGTTTGcaaattaataaagaaatattctcacttttttttcatttccgaATTCGTCATTTCTTTGAGGAGAGATCGCAATTCGTCAACATCGTTACTTTCAACGTCAGACTTTTGTTTGTCGTCTTTTTTGTTATCAAGAAACTCTCTTTTTTCGTTCATTGTTTCGTCGCTGTTTTCATCTAAAACTTCATCCAGTTCCTGCTTTTGTTTCCGTTCTTTCTTTCCATCGGAGTTTGGCGAATCCactgtaaaataaatttcacgCTGCAGAATCACGATACCCGTGATAATAATATGTGATACCAATATCACAATGCTGGTattgtttattctatttattattAATCAGTCCCgat containing:
- the LOC120342566 gene encoding uncharacterized protein LOC120342566, producing the protein MRRFILLFLAVTVFLWATPGFPLDQDGRKTSFLCLNEENKPKLLESPLRPSNDNVFKQIRKWRKKIKKSGRRRPKLPIWIVYESIVESLRNKLTYDEYELNVRLLKLKANIEEASKYCISKNSQTHQNDFQCPLPTDISHNGKCFRGIIHKLDNVTYDVASKFCSKIGWKLANIYDGTHYVKIAKYLRNEFTTAEALDTTAWLGMSHDHRMQTLRYSSGEPATKVEMALVPINLSVNVSFAKMAIHIHRLSSEDSYVHDSPRDNAVGNGALCEYPLE
- the LOC120342565 gene encoding uncharacterized protein LOC120342565; the encoded protein is MNFGHLIFMFLVGIINQCPTTLSTQSSKYLSDDFDYGNGQNRNENYYDFLKFLEDIYSSSRQAQHPALDEQGSFRDLNNDFEAGLLQNEADYTRPIPDSNLKDNRDYELLYDFLEPEDDNVDFEQSSEDWDGSPRTKYPASEEDKQQLLVTALLEDMIDNSMKNSQDKWDEFTPDNYYEEDIGDDRANAQKDFLQKENLMENVNSGVDSPNSDGKKERKQKQELDEVLDENSDETMNEKREFLDNKKDDKQKSDVESNDVDELRSLLKEMTNSEMKKKSADEDKRIDDAKKEKDTEVTENDDKKIKIDVGLPGVSVSKDDTYLCTGAKIADYTNATNKSAYIVEYQPHAKQTVAHHMLLYGCKSPGIVTPGAVWNCGGVMEGAKKNSDGFPNAPLCGSGGPPTIMWAWAKDAPLFKLPKDVGFKIGPGTGIQYFVLQVHYKSASVFRGGFKDHSAVSVISTYERKPYLAGVYVLASSMGTVPPHKTRNFDISCRYKQPYSIHPFAFRTHAHALGVEVLGFRIRDAEWTLIGAKSPQLPEAFYPVTMKNMTIRYNDILAARCVMDNFRNVPTSIGYRHTDEMCNFYIMFWVDARYENLLDKWDKQCNNGFPWVHWSSLPGYYN